The Martelella sp. AD-3 genome includes a region encoding these proteins:
- a CDS encoding peptidylprolyl isomerase: MQKRHLAAAALLATTVSFAVPSFAQDSGSSANDAVVATVDGAPITRSELQTTLDQFKGQFGQMPEEQLRAVALSSLIDMKVITDAAEKEGLDKTEAFKTRMDQLRQEELYNAFFDQKINAEITPEMLKARYDEEIANAPKQEEVHARHILVDTEDEAKKIIAELDNGADFAELAKEHSTGPSADNGGDLGYFSKGQMVPEFEEVAFSLNPGEYTETPVQTQFGYHVIEVEDTREKTPIPFEQIEPQLRQLVASEKYNEVVSKLKAGDKIVIEDKDLQQAYDAVNKMQ; encoded by the coding sequence ATGCAGAAAAGACATTTGGCAGCGGCAGCACTCCTGGCCACGACTGTCAGCTTCGCGGTCCCGTCCTTCGCTCAGGACAGCGGCTCTTCCGCGAACGACGCCGTCGTCGCCACCGTCGACGGCGCCCCGATCACCCGGTCGGAACTGCAGACCACGCTCGACCAGTTCAAGGGCCAGTTCGGTCAGATGCCGGAGGAGCAGCTGCGCGCGGTCGCCCTTTCGAGCCTGATCGACATGAAGGTCATCACCGATGCGGCGGAAAAGGAGGGTCTCGACAAGACCGAGGCCTTCAAGACGCGCATGGACCAGCTACGCCAGGAAGAACTCTACAACGCCTTCTTCGACCAGAAGATCAATGCCGAGATCACGCCGGAAATGCTGAAGGCGCGCTATGACGAGGAAATCGCCAATGCGCCGAAGCAGGAAGAGGTCCACGCGCGTCATATCCTGGTCGACACCGAGGACGAGGCCAAGAAGATCATCGCGGAACTCGACAACGGCGCCGATTTCGCCGAGCTCGCCAAGGAGCATTCGACCGGTCCGTCCGCTGATAACGGCGGCGATCTCGGTTATTTCTCCAAGGGCCAGATGGTTCCGGAATTCGAAGAGGTCGCCTTCTCGCTCAATCCCGGCGAATATACCGAGACCCCGGTCCAGACCCAGTTCGGCTATCATGTGATCGAGGTCGAGGACACGCGCGAAAAGACGCCGATCCCCTTCGAACAGATTGAACCCCAGCTTCGCCAGCTCGTCGCCAGCGAGAAGTACAATGAAGTGGTCTCCAAGCTGAAGGCCGGAGACAAGATCGTTATCGAAGATAAGGACTTGCAACAGGCCTACGACGCCGTCAATAAAATGCAGTGA
- the secA gene encoding preprotein translocase subunit SecA, producing MVSLGGVARKLFGSANDRRIRSYKPRVAAINALEEQMTALSDDDLKAKTEEFKKQLADGKSLDDLLVEAFAVAREASKRVLGLRPFDVQLIGGMILHENAIAEMKTGEGKTLVATLPVYLNALAGKGVHVVTVNDYLARRDSENMGRLYGFLGLTTGVIHHGLDDQQRRAAYSADITYATNNELGFDYLRDNMKMQRAEMVQRGHNYAIVDEVDSILVDEARTPLIISGPLDDRSDLYVTIDKIIPMLDEGDYEIDEKQRSANFSEDGMEKLEKMLTESGLMKGESLYDVENVAIVHHLNNALKAHKMFSRDKDYIVRDGEVVIIDEFTGRMMPGRRYSEGQHQALEAKEGVKIQPENQTLASITFQNYFRMYDKLAGMTGTAATEAEEFGNIYGLDVVEVPTNLPIVRLDEDDEVYLTVQEKYEAIVEEIKAAKAKGQPVLVGTTSIEKSEMLAAALKRDGIAEFEILNARYHENEAFIIAQAGVPGALTIATNMAGRGTDIQLGGNLEMRIQAELGYLEPGIDIVTNEEGERVEVERKFTPPGPEREAKEQAIREDVARLKQEALAAGGLYVIATERHESRRIDNQLRGRSGRQGDPGRSKFYLSLQDDLMRIFGSDRMESMLTKLGLKEGEAIVHPWINKALERAQKKVEARNFDIRKNLLKYDDVLNDQRKVVFDQRKELMDSDDISEIVEDMRHEVIENAVHRRIPERAYAEQWDVAGLKEDCLRILSLDLPIEEWAAEDGIAEPEILERINAAADQAEEVRARQAEQFGPDVMKYVQRQVTMQSLDHLWREHIVNLDHLRSVIGFRGYAQRDPLQEYKAEAFELFQALLGNMRELAVSQLSRVQLVREAQQPQPEVDPAKLRASHVDPDTGEDEMAGEQVGAGEAAAPAGQLPPEYRNVGRNDLCPCGSGRKFKHCHGRLA from the coding sequence ATGGTCTCACTCGGTGGCGTAGCCCGCAAATTGTTCGGTTCGGCCAATGATCGCCGGATCCGCTCCTACAAGCCCCGCGTGGCGGCGATCAACGCGCTTGAAGAGCAGATGACGGCGCTTTCGGATGACGACCTAAAGGCAAAGACCGAAGAATTCAAAAAGCAGCTCGCCGACGGCAAAAGCCTGGACGATCTTCTTGTTGAAGCTTTCGCCGTCGCCCGGGAGGCATCGAAGCGCGTGCTTGGCCTGAGGCCTTTCGATGTCCAGCTGATCGGCGGCATGATCCTGCATGAAAACGCGATCGCCGAAATGAAGACCGGCGAGGGCAAGACGCTCGTCGCCACGCTTCCCGTCTATCTCAATGCGCTCGCCGGCAAGGGCGTCCACGTCGTGACCGTCAACGACTATCTGGCGCGTCGCGACAGCGAGAACATGGGGCGGCTCTACGGCTTCCTCGGGCTCACCACCGGCGTCATCCATCACGGCCTCGACGACCAGCAGCGCCGCGCGGCCTACAGCGCCGACATTACCTATGCCACGAACAACGAGCTCGGCTTCGACTATCTGCGCGACAATATGAAGATGCAGCGCGCGGAGATGGTCCAGCGCGGCCACAATTACGCGATCGTCGACGAGGTCGACTCGATCCTGGTTGACGAGGCGCGCACGCCGCTGATCATTTCCGGGCCGCTCGATGACCGTTCGGACCTCTACGTCACCATCGACAAGATCATTCCGATGCTGGACGAGGGCGATTACGAGATCGACGAAAAGCAGCGCTCGGCAAACTTCTCCGAAGACGGCATGGAAAAGCTGGAGAAGATGCTGACCGAATCCGGTCTGATGAAGGGTGAATCGCTCTATGACGTCGAGAATGTCGCCATCGTCCATCACCTCAACAACGCGTTGAAGGCGCACAAGATGTTTTCCCGCGACAAGGATTACATCGTGCGTGACGGCGAGGTCGTGATCATCGACGAATTCACCGGCCGCATGATGCCGGGTCGGCGCTATTCGGAAGGCCAGCATCAGGCGCTCGAGGCCAAGGAAGGCGTCAAGATCCAGCCGGAGAACCAGACCCTGGCCTCGATCACCTTCCAGAACTATTTCCGCATGTATGACAAGCTGGCCGGCATGACCGGCACGGCGGCAACCGAAGCGGAAGAATTCGGCAATATCTACGGCCTCGACGTCGTCGAAGTGCCGACCAACCTGCCGATCGTGCGTCTCGATGAGGATGACGAGGTCTATCTCACTGTCCAGGAAAAATACGAGGCGATCGTCGAGGAGATCAAGGCCGCGAAGGCAAAGGGCCAGCCGGTTCTCGTCGGTACGACTTCGATTGAAAAATCCGAGATGCTGGCTGCGGCGCTGAAGCGCGACGGCATCGCGGAGTTCGAGATCCTGAATGCCCGCTATCATGAGAACGAGGCCTTCATCATTGCCCAGGCCGGCGTGCCCGGTGCGCTGACGATCGCAACCAACATGGCCGGTCGCGGCACCGATATCCAGCTCGGCGGCAATCTGGAAATGCGCATCCAGGCCGAACTCGGCTATCTGGAGCCGGGCATCGATATCGTCACCAACGAAGAGGGCGAACGCGTCGAGGTCGAGCGCAAGTTCACGCCGCCGGGTCCGGAGCGCGAGGCGAAGGAGCAGGCGATCCGCGAGGATGTCGCCCGGCTGAAACAGGAGGCGCTGGCTGCCGGCGGCCTCTACGTGATTGCCACCGAACGTCATGAAAGCCGGCGCATCGACAATCAGTTGCGCGGCCGTTCCGGCCGTCAGGGCGACCCGGGCCGTTCGAAATTCTACCTCTCGCTTCAGGACGACCTGATGCGCATCTTCGGCTCCGACCGCATGGAAAGCATGCTGACGAAGCTGGGCCTGAAGGAGGGCGAGGCGATCGTCCATCCGTGGATCAACAAGGCGCTGGAGCGCGCGCAGAAGAAGGTCGAGGCCCGAAACTTCGACATCCGCAAGAACCTTCTGAAATATGACGATGTGCTCAACGACCAGCGCAAGGTGGTCTTCGACCAGCGCAAGGAACTGATGGATTCCGACGATATCTCAGAGATCGTCGAGGACATGCGCCATGAGGTGATCGAGAACGCGGTTCACCGCCGCATTCCCGAACGCGCCTATGCCGAGCAGTGGGATGTCGCCGGCCTGAAGGAAGACTGCCTGCGCATTCTCAGCCTCGACCTTCCGATCGAGGAATGGGCCGCCGAAGACGGCATTGCCGAGCCGGAAATTCTCGAGCGCATCAATGCCGCCGCCGATCAGGCCGAGGAAGTCCGGGCCAGGCAGGCCGAGCAGTTCGGGCCTGACGTGATGAAATATGTCCAGCGCCAGGTCACCATGCAGTCGCTCGACCATCTCTGGCGCGAGCATATCGTCAATCTCGATCATCTGCGCTCGGTCATCGGCTTCCGCGGTTATGCCCAGCGCGATCCGCTGCAGGAATACAAGGCCGAGGCTTTCGAACTGTTCCAGGCGCTTCTCGGCAATATGCGCGAGCTTGCCGTCTCGCAGCTCTCGCGCGTCCAGCTGGTGCGCGAGGCGCAACAGCCACAGCCGGAAGTGGATCCGGCGAAGCTGCGCGCCAGCCATGTCGACCCGGATACCGGCGAAGACGAAATGGCGGGCGAACAGGTCGGCGCCGGTGAAGCCGCAGCGCCTGCCGGTCAACTGCCGCCGGAATACCGCAATGTCGGCCGCAACGACCTGTGCCCCTGCGGTTCGGGCCGCAAGTTCAAACACTGCCACGGCCGTCTCGCCTGA
- the mutT gene encoding 8-oxo-dGTP diphosphatase MutT: MSEMKLLLVAACALIDADGRILLAQRPEGKALAGLWEFPGGKVESGETPEACLIREMEEELGITTKPDCLAPLTFASHTYERFHLLMPLFICRRYQGIPSGREGQAIKWVRARDLRDYPMPPADEPLIPILQDLL; encoded by the coding sequence ATGAGCGAGATGAAACTGCTTCTGGTGGCCGCCTGCGCCCTGATCGACGCGGATGGACGCATCCTCCTGGCGCAACGCCCGGAAGGAAAGGCGCTGGCCGGGCTCTGGGAATTTCCCGGCGGCAAGGTGGAGAGCGGCGAAACGCCGGAAGCCTGCCTGATCCGCGAAATGGAAGAGGAACTGGGCATCACCACCAAGCCCGACTGCCTCGCCCCGCTGACCTTCGCCAGCCACACCTATGAGCGTTTCCACCTGCTGATGCCGCTCTTTATCTGCCGCCGCTATCAGGGCATTCCATCCGGCAGGGAAGGCCAGGCAATCAAGTGGGTGCGGGCGCGCGACCTGCGCGACTACCCGATGCCGCCGGCCGACGAACCGCTGATCCCGATCCTGCAGGATCTGCTGTAA
- the argJ gene encoding bifunctional glutamate N-acetyltransferase/amino-acid acetyltransferase ArgJ, which yields MTTAISPLAPKSYPPMPPIDGLRIATAAAGIKYKGRTDVMMMIFDETAAVAGLFTKSKCPSAPVDFCRANLAGGRARVLVVNSGNANAFTGKKGAEATALTARTAAEAAGCAESDVFLASTGVIGEPLDASKFASVLSSMAGDASADLWLEAAKAIMTTDTYPKVATRGAEIDGVSVTLNGIAKGAGMIAPDMATMLSFIATDAAISAEALQQLLSEGVGASFNAVTVDSDTSTSDTVLAFATGKAPGQDMVTDGSDPRLDDFRAALHALMQDLALQIVRDGEGARKMVTVRVTGAEDDRAANVIARSIANSPLVKTAVAGEDANWGRVVMAVGKAGEKADRDRLAIWFGDIRVAVNGERDPDYSEEFASAVMREDEITIRADIGLGEGQATIYTCDLTKEYVAINGDYRS from the coding sequence ATGACGACCGCCATATCACCGCTCGCGCCCAAATCCTACCCGCCCATGCCGCCGATCGACGGCCTGCGCATCGCCACTGCCGCCGCCGGCATCAAGTACAAGGGGCGGACGGACGTCATGATGATGATCTTCGACGAGACGGCCGCCGTCGCCGGCCTCTTCACGAAATCGAAATGCCCCTCCGCCCCCGTCGATTTCTGCCGCGCCAATCTTGCCGGCGGCAGGGCGCGCGTGCTGGTGGTCAATTCGGGCAATGCCAACGCCTTTACCGGCAAGAAGGGCGCGGAAGCCACGGCGCTGACCGCGCGCACTGCTGCCGAAGCCGCGGGTTGCGCCGAGAGCGACGTGTTCCTGGCCTCGACCGGCGTCATCGGCGAGCCGCTCGATGCCTCCAAATTCGCAAGTGTCCTCTCCAGCATGGCGGGCGATGCCAGCGCAGACCTGTGGCTTGAGGCGGCGAAGGCGATCATGACCACGGATACCTATCCGAAGGTCGCGACGAGAGGCGCCGAAATCGACGGCGTCTCCGTGACGCTGAACGGCATTGCCAAGGGCGCCGGCATGATCGCGCCGGACATGGCGACCATGCTCTCCTTTATTGCCACCGATGCGGCGATCTCGGCCGAAGCGTTGCAGCAGCTCCTTTCCGAGGGCGTGGGTGCAAGCTTCAATGCCGTCACCGTCGACAGCGACACCTCGACATCGGATACGGTTCTGGCCTTTGCCACCGGCAAGGCGCCCGGACAGGACATGGTCACCGACGGCTCAGATCCGCGCCTCGACGATTTCCGCGCCGCCCTTCATGCCCTGATGCAGGATCTGGCGCTGCAGATCGTGCGTGACGGCGAAGGCGCGCGCAAGATGGTGACGGTGCGCGTGACGGGCGCAGAGGATGATCGCGCGGCAAACGTGATCGCCCGTTCGATCGCCAACTCGCCCTTGGTCAAGACCGCCGTCGCCGGAGAGGACGCCAATTGGGGCCGCGTGGTCATGGCTGTCGGCAAGGCCGGCGAGAAGGCCGACCGCGACAGGCTCGCCATCTGGTTCGGCGATATCCGCGTTGCCGTCAACGGCGAGCGCGATCCCGACTATTCCGAGGAATTCGCCTCCGCCGTGATGCGCGAGGACGAGATCACCATTCGCGCCGATATCGGCCTCGGCGAGGGTCAGGCGACGATCTACACCTGCGACCTGACGAAGGAATATGTCGCCATCAATGGCGACTACCGCAGCTGA
- a CDS encoding N-acetyltransferase yields MSADLPLVRRLEAMGLRAWPAKNVHYDGAWQLRLTAGHPSKRLNSLSVLDQSDISDIEIRFEKARRHYEAFGRPLLVRETPLTPPALVEFLMSEAAEPFDASIVMTLDLSRFEPENGVELLPSQDVGRFVGAALKVNPVAELTRAGLAEVVTAIKPAHGFFIRENEGGEPFAAGLCVHDFDMAGIEAFAVAPGARRKGHGRELATGMLRWARGRGARTAWLQVTETNAAALALYQSLGFHEAYRYRYWREKAEK; encoded by the coding sequence ATGAGTGCGGATCTTCCACTTGTGCGCCGGCTGGAAGCCATGGGTCTGCGCGCATGGCCGGCAAAGAACGTGCATTACGACGGCGCCTGGCAGCTGCGGCTGACAGCGGGTCACCCGTCCAAACGTCTCAACAGCCTGTCGGTGCTCGACCAGTCGGATATTTCCGATATCGAAATCCGGTTTGAAAAGGCGCGTCGCCATTACGAGGCCTTCGGACGGCCGCTTCTGGTGCGCGAAACGCCGCTGACGCCGCCGGCGCTCGTTGAATTCCTGATGTCCGAGGCGGCTGAGCCGTTTGACGCGAGTATCGTCATGACGCTCGATCTCTCCCGCTTCGAACCGGAGAATGGCGTCGAGCTTCTGCCGAGCCAGGATGTTGGCCGCTTCGTCGGCGCGGCGCTGAAGGTCAATCCGGTCGCGGAGCTCACACGGGCCGGCCTTGCCGAAGTCGTCACCGCGATCAAGCCCGCCCACGGCTTCTTCATCCGGGAAAATGAAGGCGGCGAACCTTTTGCGGCCGGCCTTTGCGTCCATGATTTCGACATGGCCGGCATCGAGGCCTTTGCCGTTGCGCCCGGCGCGCGGCGCAAGGGCCATGGCCGCGAACTGGCGACGGGCATGCTGCGCTGGGCAAGGGGAAGGGGCGCGCGCACCGCCTGGCTGCAGGTGACAGAGACCAACGCGGCGGCGCTTGCTCTTTACCAATCCCTCGGCTTTCACGAGGCCTACAGATATCGCTACTGGCGCGAAAAGGCGGAAAAATGA